TCTGCAACCTGCTCAAGTAAAGCCGGTACTTCTGCATAAAGCAAGATCGTCACTGCCTTTACAATCCAatggaacaagaaaagaaatgcaagCTGTGGTCTATAATTACTTGCTCAGTTTAGTGTCGGTTTACAACATGAGTTTTAGATAACAACTACTTGTTTATAAACTAAACTACTTAAAATAGCAAGGCATTGAACTTAATGCAAACTAGCATAAGCATTGCCAGATTTTAGGGAGGGTATGTACCTGCAGGTGGCTGGCAACGTTTTCTCTTGTCAACCATGGAACATTCATCAAATCCAGTATTTTCTCGGGACCAACTTCTGCGGAACAGACAAGACATGTTACATcctttcgggaataaaaatattGGCTTGTGTGCTTCAATTTACTTGTCAGGGAAAAAAGAGGAGCTTTTGATAAGTCataacaaaaaatttcatactTACCATCATATCCAATCTGATTCACTGCTCTCACAAATTTCTGATGGAGATCAACAGACCAAACTACTCTAGCTTTCTTAGTGGAAGATGAAGGATCGGTCAAGTCTTTCTCGTCGTGCTTATTTTCTAggtctttccttttctttcccggAGTCGACGTATCTTCTCCCCTATAGAAATGCCCATCATCCAACCAATCATACCCGCTTTTCGTTACCTGAAGATCTTCAAGACCTTCGTGACTCTCGATGTCCCTTATCTCGTGGACCCTCTTTCGAAAGACGTGTTGCCATATGTTGCGGAGCTCTTTCATTCTCATGGGCTTGGGGAGATAATCGCAAGCCCCATGTTGAACACCCTTCTTAACTCTGCTCGTCTCCCCATCCACAGACATCACTGTCCATTCAAGTAAAGACAGATACTTCACGTAGTGAGTTCAAGGAGCGGTACTTCTCGATTATATTAATGGTGTTAAGGAGAAAAAGGGTTCATATGCAGCGACAAAGTACTGACTTATTACAGGAAGATCCATCTCGAGGCTAACAAGTTCTAGGAGTTTGAAGCCATCCATGTCTGGCATGTTAACATCGCTAATAACAATGTCATATCCACCCTTCCTTTCCCGAAGCAGTTTCAGGGCGTCTCTTGCTAAACCACATGTGGTAACTGTAAGCAGAACGGTGGAGAAGCAGAACGTGAGAAAGTTACAAAATCTCAGTGCGCATGACAATTATTAAATAACTAAGGATTAAAATGAGTTCTTTGGCAGCAATCTAGGCAAGACCAAAAATGAGCTTCGGCCTTATAAGTGCCACAAAGTTCTGGTTTGTCCTTTAATGTATGAGCAACTATGAATAGTCATAAACTAAATCACAAACACCAAATCAATCACGCAAGAGGTCTTTCAGTTGACAGATAAGTTTGGAATCTCTTAGTGAATTAGAATTCATCAGCCATTTCGTCAGCCAGTTTAACGGGTGAACAGAGAAACTTTCCAATTGCCTTCACgcaattgttcccaagaactaACGATTGTAAAAGTTAAAGTTTCAGGTGCCCAAGGTCATGTAAGATGCAATTAATTTCACTGTAACTATAGATCAAACTCTAAGCCCTTAATGACTAACTAGCACATCAACAGCACTTTTTGGACATATGTGTAAGTACACACATTAACAACTTCAAAATAATGCGTCAAATTTAGTGGATTTCTGCATTCATAAAGGTGCTCAACAATTTGATGGATGCATTTCTTTACTCATAATATGTATCTAGTGTGTACAAACATATAATTGGAACCATTAACATTTAAAGCATGGAACTTTCGTCAGAAAGACTAGGTTGCTGGACAGTAGGAATTGAGGGAAGTACTTAAGAACTTCTGTCAAAACTGTTTTCTAACTGTCTTCAACCATGGCTATTTTAGCTCCTAAATAACCACTGGGGATATATAGTAATATGGTTGCAGCTCGCAACCTCTGAGCTCTTCTCAGGCTGTTGAAGTCATGAAAAACATACTTTTCCTAATCAAcaaggacatttttttttcttctctatacATGCATCTATTCATTGCTAATTGAATTGGTTCACATATTATCTGTCCAGTCATCCATTCAAACGTCGGATATCAGGAACAATTACTCAAACGAGTCTCATCTTGACTGAATTCCGAGGCCAAGGAATGAAACCCGGCATAAATAATTGGACTAGCATCAGTATCCTTAGGCTAAACGTTGTCCTTTCTGAGCCTTATGCATGTACACACTGCAGCTTCCAAATCCAAAGGCTTTAAATGGGGATTATTGGAATTCCCTCACAGAAACGCTATATTGAACAACTAATTGCATACAAAGAAACACTTGATGATTCTTGATTATTGCAGAGTCCAGCAAAGAACAGATTACCAAGAACATAGAATTGGAACTTCCTTTTCTAACCATTACCTTCATAAGAACATTTCTTGAGCATCTTTTCGAGGATCTTCAACCAAGTGGAGTCGTCATCGACCGCAAGGACGCGCAATCCGGTGGGGAACCCGTTGCTCCGAGGAGAAGAGAAGCCTTTGCTGCTCTCCATCATCAATCAAAAGTGAAGGCCAACAAAAGATCCTCCAGAAATCTCTGCTTCCCAGAGATACAAACCTTTATGTATGAACAACTAGGGACAAGAAACAAAAGGACCCTTTCTGTGGAAAACGGAAAATTATCCAGAGGCAGATGTAGAGAGAGAGTCTGAAGTGGGAAAGAACTGTGGGTGGCCTGGTgagttttgaaaagaaaggaaaggggggGGTTTTGATGTCTGGTTATAaggggaagaggaagaggaagctcATCGAATATTGGCGCCGGCTAAGCTAACGGTCCCTGTGCCTCGTGCCAGCTTTTATCCCCTCTttcggcttctctctctctatctctaacGTCAACATATTTTGTAAGTTTTGCAAGAGATTTCAGGTGCATCAATGGTGCAAGAAAGCCAATTTATGGGAGTGGCGAAATTAGAATAATACGGAAAGTAAAGGGTGAAAGTCTAAAGACGAAAACCCTGAAACTATGCCAGAATTAATTTGCCTTTCTTTCGTTGTGGGTATAACTctgaaaatgaaatgacatTGTGTGTGAGTTTAAAAAGGGAAAGCTTTATGGAGGAACGGAACGGAGAGTAGACAGAGCAGGGAGAGTGAGCACTTTGGCGTTTAGACTAAATGGAGAGAAGAATCAGACAACAACTGTGTAACTGTTGTTAATGATTTATGTAAGCAAAATGATGGGAAACAACGAGAATGTCGGAGTGGAGAAAGCATCTTGTTGTAACTGTAACAACTGTTCAAGTGAACAAgtctatttctcttcttcaccAAAGAGTAAAAATGTATCCACCATTCTTTTAAGACACCAGTACGATAGCATGGATCTGTATGCTTCGGTAATTACCCCATTTTATATGAGACGCAAGTGGGATGCAAGACTGCCAAATTCGGAATTCGGCGAGGATTAATAAGTTATAATGAGTGTATGAGAATTTGTGAGACCACTTGATAAAATTTGAACTCGAGTTCCTCAGCTTTGATACCATAAGAGAACTTGGTCCAAGTCATTTTCTGCCTCTTCACTTCACCTTCTGCAACGAATTTCTCCGCGTAAATATCTTCATGTGGCCTTATGCTAAAGAAACAGTCCAAGAAGCTTCTGATGATTCATTCTTAACATGCTTTTTCGGAGTACTCTGTTCCTTCTCAAACTGCTAGTCTTTATACACGACTTCATAAGACAGGTCAAAGCTGATCTCCTTGCGAAAAATCTCTTAAGGCAGAATAAAATGGGAGATATAATGttgaaaaattaggaaaaatgtctGGCATGTTTAAATCTTCCTGCTGAATCTGCTTCCTACATAATTGAAGGCATGGATTAGCAGTGAAACTGAGAATGGTTGAGATCATCTCATTAAACTGATCATTTCAAATGGTGTCAAGAATTCAACCACCTGCACTTGAAGCCATGGACGTTCAattggtgaagaagaagaataaaaaaggatCGAGGGCACCTCTGGGTGAcctcttttttacttttcatttctctGAACTATTGCAGATTTGACATGTGCTCAAGACTCTGCACTCACTCACAAAATCTGTCAAATTTTGTTCCTAATTCCAGCAACTTTagaataatgagaaaaaaaaaaaaagtgtgaaaCATACAGATACCTTTCATTGCCCAGATGCCCCATATTTCCCACTTCTTCAAAAGGCCTAGTGTCCTTGAGTTGAGTGGGTTATTAAGTGTTTTCATTTATGAGGGAATATTTTGGGTGGATTGGTAATCAAACTGACTACAGAATGCCCcagaatcaaaataaaataaaataaaataaaaaaaacctttCTTTTTCAGCAAGTGCTGGAATCTTGTGGTCTCAGAAAAGCTTCAAGCACAATACAATTACAAGGGGCACAAAACGTCCTTGTCAATGTCAAATTAGAAACCTCAAAGTATATGCATTGTCTTCATCTCGGTGTAGCGTGCTTCACACACCTGATTTACCATGTGTCGTATCATAAAAATTAGACTTGCAAAGGGGGTTCTTTCCAATAGTAATTGGTCAGCAATTGTTATAATCAAGTGCATAAAGCAAGTCATAAAGAAGCATTAGGTCCTAATGATTAGTGATACTCATAATGCCGACCTAGCAGATGACATGCAAACTCAATAACCCAATCAATTCTTTCCTGCAATTAAAAAGGACAGTTTTGTTCTCCAGAATAAGGCACAGTTAAAAGGTTGGTATAGGCGTATAATCATGGGAATAATGAATGAATCTCTTAGAAAGGAGTTAGCTTGGATTTAAAATCAGGAACTAGCAAgctagtcttttttttttttttattagtttcgGTTAACTGAGGCTACACCCAAATGCAAAAGGCAAACAGGAAATAGATGAGCCCAGAACTGTCCTATTTTGCTCCCACACTTGTGCTGAATCCTGATAAGGTGTCATCTTTCTGCAAAATCATCTTCATAAgcaaaaggacaaaacaaaaccaaGAACCTTTGTTTGCACTGATAAGCACTTAAGATTTTCTGAAGCAACAAAAGTAAAGATTTCCAAATGGACTGCACATTATGCAGCAAACAGACTCGTGATTTGAGAGTAACTGACAACACTTGATGAGGCCTTTTTCTTAGTGGATTAACCAACATATTCTCCAATACATGGGATGATGTAGAATGTGACTGGTTTTTCTCCattcaaaattcttgcttgATAAGCTCAACTATGGGCATAAGCTTTTGAGAGTGGGGTTGAGAGAATGAGCTTTTGAATGAAAGTTTGAGCCGACTTTGAAAGGAAAATGCCCACTAAAGAAAAGCCCTTCATGTGGAATGGGGAATTATTTTAAATTGCAGGTAGAATGATTGGTGACTAACAATTTGGGGATGGACCAACTCCAGGCATCTTCCTCTTAGTGGAGTGTTTGCTTTTTGCctttgtttaatgtaattcaAAAGCAAGAATATGCTCTGGTCTGGTAATGCTCTTCCCACGATGCTTCAGCCTGTTGCTTCTTTACCTGTTCTAATCTTTCTCCTCTACTTTATTTTCTGAAAGATACATTCAAGTTCGAACCATGAGTAACATCAGTCAACCAGGACTTACCAGTATTAAATTCTTGACTACCTTTGGTAACATGCACCAAACaccaatctttttcttttggtcagaCACTAACCACCAATCTAAAAGCATCAAAATTGGTGCTTGCTTGCTTCATCGGCTTCATTTCTAGTTCTGATTTGTTCTACAATGTAATCTAAACATAAGCTCAGAACAAGCATGTCACACGAGTGACTGTGTATGTGGATGGTTGAGGATTGTTAATTCCAGGACTCCCTCTGAAACCTCTCAGCCTGCGCAGCAAGAGTTAGCTTTTATATTATTGGCACTGCCAGACTTAGCTTTTTAATGTTTCAAAGTTTCGGACAATGCCTCCTTCAAAGTGCTTGAAGCACTGATGCAGCGATGGCATATGAACTGTGCAAGCCAGAGCTTTCTAGTCTTTCCTACTGGTAGATTACAGCACAAACACAAGTTAAAACAAAGATTTGAAAAGGAGAATTTTTCTTGGTTCACTTGCAACACTATGTACAATAACTCCTCGCATTTTTATTTGTAAGGACGACAAAAGTCAAAACAAGCCCTTCTCAAGGTCAGATCATGTAATCTAGAAGGATATGTGGTGCCGGTATTATTACACATAGACTCTCGATATAAAGGTAGAAACTACTTAGGTTCTCCATGGCAAGAGTAAATGCGTCAACCACGTCAATTTTACTCATAAGAATCCACAAGTCAGCAGAGGTAACTCCACTCAAGCTGCCTCGGCAAAAAGGGCAAGAACCAGACCGTGCATTCCTGAGAATTTAGACACGGATCAGACAAGagatcctcttcttcttttttcaggaACCACAACACATGTTGCTAATCTGttagaaaacaaacaaaagcaaaaacgaACAAGCACCAGTTATTGTAGCAGCTAATGCACATGGAATGCCCGCAATCAGGCAATACTGTATTCGCATGACTTTCCATGCATATCCCGCATTCGTCATCTCTCTCCAGTTCTCTATTGCAGAACTCCCCCTTGCCTTCTATTCTCTCCGGGGTTGCCCTATTGATACCTCCAATTCTGGCAAACTCGCCTTTGAGTTGCTTCAGTAAAGGGTATATAACAGctgcaagaaaaaaattttcttGGTTCAGTTAATTAAtctttaaatcaaaattttgattatttactTTTATTGGGGAAAATGGATTTCTTCACAGACCATAGAATTCCCTGAGAGAGGCCTTCGCTTCTTTTGATGACATCCGGGGCATGCCATCGAGACATACCTGGAGATTTGCAGGGAGGACAGAGAACCATAAGTAGGCGAACAATACCAAATACGAGATGAAAAACTTTCCAGGAAAAGCCCGAATTTTACCTTGTTCACAAGGACGTTAAGAAGGCCTAAGTGAGTTGGGATGGTATCCGTGCAACTATAGTCCATCCAGTCCATCAGGAAGAGGAAAACCTGTGCAAATGGACTGTAGGACAACCTCATTTGGATACGATCGCCACAATTGTCTCTCGGCAGGGCTGCCGCGCTGCAGAAATCATTGGTTTCTTCTCAGGATGATCATGAGAGGTAGTAGTGAGGAGGACAAAAGGGCAATTTCATTTACCAGGTAACAGATCGCATGAATAGAGAGTATTTACTTCAAGTTTTCTGGGGAGGAAATAAGTTCGACACAAGATTTTGGGATTGACAAGGGAAAACAATTGGACACAGCAAGTGACTTTCTCAATTTATTTCACCATCAAGCCACTGACAAGGCTGCTTAAATGATTTATACAATGCAAAGTGCAGGCTCATCAACCTCGGAATTTCTTATGACCCGACCTTCCTATCTACGAAAACTGACATGAACAAACACATAAATAAGAgcaagaacagaaaaataagaagacCATGAAACACATTTAACCTTTCCGTGTCTTCACCGAATAGGTTGCCAAGAAATCAATTACTCAATGCCTTGCATCATGCCCAAGAACGTGCATATAAACCATCGGTTCGTGGGCCTAAAGTTTGGGTTAGAACTTACATGCTATTTGCATGCTGTATGTCGGCTTCAGGAGCTTTGACGGACTCGCTGAAGGACGACTTAAATGGCCTCCTTTGCACATTTTTCACTTCCCTCCTTTCATGAATTGTGTGTGCAGTGAAAAATAGAGACAAAAAGAGGGGAGACTGTTTGAACTTTGAACCcaataaagatttgattttcctgGATGGCCTCGATCTTTGTCACGTTTAGGATTTATGCAAGACAATTATATGCGATGGGCAGCTAACTGAGAACTTACATGCTATTTGCATGCTGTATGTCGACTTCAAGAGCTTTGACAGAGTCGCTGAAGGACGACTTAAACGGCCTCTTTTGCCACATTTTTTGCTTCCCTCCTTATATGAATTGTGTATGCagtgaaaaaaaagagacaaaaggagGGGAGACTGTCTGAACTTTGAAGCCAATGAAGATTTGCTTTTTCCTGGATGGCCTTGATCTTTGCCATGTTTAGGATTTATGCAGGACGATTACATGAGATGGGCAGATAACTAAGAAATTGAGGACAGATTGCTTTGCCTTCAAACAAGAAACATTTTGCAGAGTCACGCTGCAAGCAAAGAAAGGGATTGCCTTCTCTCTcgtgcatgcatgcatgtataCCTTTCTCATTATACCTTTCCTCCATCAACTTCCTAACAACATTCATAAGCCATTTAGCTTCCAAGAACATCCAGAATTATTACGCCAGTTTGACCTGCTGCCCCTGTGATTACTCTATCCAGAAACTCAGAGCAAGGATTTCTTGACCCAGATCAGCAACGGTGACTGGCGTATCATATCAGGTCAGCAGTCAAACCAAGCCTTTGGCTGAACAGGTCAACAGTCAAAAGTAGTTGGTTTTTCTCCAGCTGAAAGCCTGAGTATGATATGAAATCCCACCTTTACATTCAGCAGTGATGTAACCTTGGAAGCCACCCAGTttgttttctttggaaaaaacaaaaaggacgTATAAAACCCTCcaacttttttgctttttagctTTTCCCACCGACCTTATAGTGATTTgttaaacttttagaaaaaagtatttaatgTCCTTCTACGCTAAAATTAcataatacatacatacatacatatatatatatatatatatatatatatgtatatatgctgaaaagttgaaattacatgtattggaagatgcagaaacttaaagcatcaagtcatccactagggcggtaatccgcactctagggagtattgatgtgtattacaagaaatgattaaccaactatcatgtaagttgaTAACTCTGTATAAAACTATGTATgtgaaaactaacttactttgaaaccaggggatacaaggtaagagagcttggagatggaagagatgaggatggagatggaagagatgagggtttacaagtgagagagagagaagagagaaatctggaaaattttcGATCCCCTTCTTCTATGTCGAGAGGGTGTATTTATAGGGGTGCTTACGGTGAAAGTGCTTCTGATCTttgaacagtgtaaagtgaacaAAGTGAACGAGTGTATGAACAGTGTCTGTCTACTACGCTCCGGTGTGTAGCCTTTGCGCCGTTTGTACCGTGATATCGCATGTGATGTCTTTGAATTTAATCTCTGTCTAGGTTGATCCCGTAGCGTCGTCTTCATTGGTGTTTCCACTATGATGTGATTTGTGAGGATCCGTCTGAAGTGTCTTGAGATTTGGAGGATCCACATTGTGATCCTTCCGCTTCTGAGAGCATTGTTCTGAGGATGTTGCAAtattcttctttgctttgatcggagtactatatgagagaacaaggaagtatagagattaacagatctatatgaaagaagagagaggtgTAGGAATGTCTGGTTGTTTTTTGCCATTTCAAGCCATGTCTTGACAGATGTTAAGCCTTTcggctttggtggtgtattggagggttcggcagtggc
This region of Eucalyptus grandis isolate ANBG69807.140 chromosome 8, ASM1654582v1, whole genome shotgun sequence genomic DNA includes:
- the LOC104415726 gene encoding two-component response regulator ORR26 → MMESSKGFSSPRSNGFPTGLRVLAVDDDSTWLKILEKMLKKCSYEVTTCGLARDALKLLRERKGGYDIVISDVNMPDMDGFKLLELVSLEMDLPVIMMSVDGETSRVKKGVQHGACDYLPKPMRMKELRNIWQHVFRKRVHEIRDIESHEGLEDLQVTKSGYDWLDDGHFYRGEDTSTPGKKRKDLENKHDEKDLTDPSSSTKKARVVWSVDLHQKFVRAVNQIGYDEVGPEKILDLMNVPWLTRENVASHLQKYRLYLSRLQKENDLRISYGGMKHSDLNPQDAARASSHQNSINFQQNDATTGNSKFAGNNLLIQNLDSRGNEFHTRGTIITETSGPGISLSLSTLEQEMDFTAFDSITPRSYSRREIPGIQNLRRIINHINGFRSITMGSNVQDQNLPRIIELLLAIIRWLTLFFQLFLFLAFFLSLFFF
- the LOC104415728 gene encoding E3 ubiquitin-protein ligase AIRP2 isoform X2, whose product is MRLSYSPFAQVFLFLMDWMDYSCTDTIPTHLGLLNVLVNKVCLDGMPRMSSKEAKASLREFYAVIYPLLKQLKGEFARIGGINRATPERIEGKGEFCNRELERDDECGICMESHANTVLPDCGHSMCISCYNNWNARSGSCPFCRGSLSGVTSADLWILMSKIDVVDAFTLAMENLSSFYLYIESLCVIIPAPHILLDYMI
- the LOC104415728 gene encoding E3 ubiquitin-protein ligase AIRP2 isoform X1, whose amino-acid sequence is MWQKRPFKSSFSDSVKALEVDIQHANSIAAALPRDNCGDRIQMRLSYSPFAQVFLFLMDWMDYSCTDTIPTHLGLLNVLVNKVCLDGMPRMSSKEAKASLREFYAVIYPLLKQLKGEFARIGGINRATPERIEGKGEFCNRELERDDECGICMESHANTVLPDCGHSMCISCYNNWNARSGSCPFCRGSLSGVTSADLWILMSKIDVVDAFTLAMENLSSFYLYIESLCVIIPAPHILLDYMI